One Acidobacteriota bacterium genomic window, CCCCCCCCCCCCCCCCGGCCCCGGCCCGCGACATTCCTGGCGTGACGAACGGGTTGAAACCCGTTCGCTCCATCCAAAGGGGCCCATTCGCTCATCCGAAGGGGCCCGTGCGCTCCGTCTCGAAAGACGTCGCCATTTCAGATGGAGGCCAGGGGCTTCAGCCCCCTGGCGCAGGCGTGACGTCGCGCGGTTTCTGCAACGTTGACGGGCTCGCGGTTGGCAGTGTCTGCCTCCATCGGCGGCGACTGCGCGTGTGTGACGCGCGATTGTGCGCGGTGGCGATCGGCATCGGCCTTGCTCTGGCGACCGGCATGTCGCCGCTGGTACGTGGCGTCGTTGCGCTGATTGCCGGTTGTGTGGCCGGCAGCTTCGTCGCGCTCACACCGGAGATGGCGGTTCGCGCCGCCGGTCTGGCCCTGGCCTGCCTCATCGTCTGTGCGCGCCTGGGATGGGGTGGCCACGCGCGTGTGGCGATAGTGGGTGCGATGGCTGGCGCACTCGGACTCGGCGCCGCACTCACGGTCCTCGCCGAAGACCGCGCGTGGGCACCCCGCAACATCGACATCGACGCGCTCGCTGACGCGACATCGCGAGGCGACATCGTCGTGCTGTCTGGCGTGGCTCGCCGCGACGCGTGGCTGTCGGACACCGGTGCGCCATCGCTCGACCTGCGCGTCGACGGCATCAAGTGGGACGGACGCTGGCACGCCACGGACGTGGGCGTGCGTCTCACGATCTCCGGCGATGCGGCGGTGGACCTTCGCGACACGTGGACGCGCGGGCGACGGGTCGAGGCGCCTGTGTCGTCGCTGCGCCGTCCGCTGCCGTATCGCAACTTCGGGATGCCTGACGCGGAACGAGTGCTCGCGCGTCGCGGCATCCGCGTGTTCGCGACGGTCAAGAGCGCGTCGCTCGTGGATACGCAGCCAGCGCCGTGGTGGGAGGAGCGCGCCGCAGACGCCCGCCACGCGATTCGGTCCGCCGTGGCCCGTCACGTCGACGATCCGATCGCCGCCGCGACGGTGACGGCGATTCTCATCGGCGACAGGAGCCGACTGCCGGACACACTGGTGCGCGATCTGCAACACGCGGGCGTGTATCACGTGGTGGCGATCTCGGGCGGCAATGTCGCCATCTGGCTCGCGTTGCTCCTGTGGCTGCCGCACGCGGCAGGTGCGGGCACGCGTGTCGGCATGGCGTGGCTCGCGGCCGGCCTGCTCGTCTTCGCCGTCATCGTCGATGGCGGTGCGTCTGTCGCGCGGGCCGTGAGCGTTGCCGCGCTCGTCGTGGCCGCGCGCTGGTGGGACATCCGAATCGCCGGCGCACAGGCGCTCGCCGTTGCGGGGGCGATGCAGATCGCCATCGACCCGCTCGCCATCCACGACCCGGGCTGCGTGCTGTCGTTCGGTGCCGCGGGTACGCTCATCTTCATCGCGTCGTGGCCGGCGTCGGAGTCGCACGCCGCGTTCGGAACGCGGCCGTCATGGGCACGCCGCCTCGGCACCGCGACAGCCATGATGGTGCTCGCGACGTGCCTCATCGAACTCGTGTTGCTGCCCATCAGTGCGCGCTGGTTCAGCATCGCCACGGCGGCGGGCCTGCTCGCGAACCTCCTGGCCGTCCCGGCGATGGCCGTGGTGCAGGTGACCGGACTCGGCCTGCTGGCGGCGGCGGTCGCGTGGCCGTGGGCCGCTGTGGTGCTCGGCGCGATCTCCGCAACGGGCGTCCACGCACTCCTGCGCAGCGCCGACATCCTGGTGGTGGCGCCATGGCTGGTGCGCGAAGTGCCCGCACCGTCGATCGCCGTACTCGGTGCGTACTACGCGGCGCTGGGCGTGGCGCTCACGACGGCCCGCGCGATTGTCGGCGCACGACGGCACGCCGGACTGCGCACCAGACTGCGGAGTGGCGTGCCGACTCTCGCATGGGCGTGTGCCGCGGGAACCGTGACGTCGCTCGCGTGCCTCACGTGGATCGTGACGGCTGGCGTCGAACGCAGCGCGCCGTCTCCATGGACGTGGCCTGTTGCATCGCACTGGCAGCACGCGAGCTGGCCCCACGAGCACTGGCTGCTCATCACGATGCTCGACGTGGGGCAGGGCGACGCGACGGTCGTCAGGTTTCCGTCCGGAAGGACGTGGCTCGTTGACGCCGGCGGCAGCATGGGCGAGTCGTTCGACATCGGCGCGCGAGTCACGACGCCGGCGTTGTGGGCGCTCGGCCACCGCCGGATCGACAGGGTTGTCGTGACGCATCCGCATCCCGACCACGCAGGCGGGATGTCGACGGTGATACGGCGTCTCGCCCCACGCGAACTGCTCATGGGCGTCCCCGTCGAGGGCGATCCCCACCAGACCGCTCTCGTGCGGGCCGCCGCTTCCCGGGGCACGCGCATCAGATGGGTCGCGACGGGGGAGTCGCTCGCCGAAGGTCCCGTGTCGGTGCAGGTGCGGCATCCCGAGCGGCCCGACTGGGACCGCCCGCGCGTGCGCAACGACGACTCGGTGGTCCTCTGGATCCGTCTCGGAGACGTGGGGATCCTGCTACCGGGCGACATCGGCGCGCAGGTGGAATCGCACGTCGCGGCACGCGTCACGCCGGCACCGATCTCGGTCCTGCGGCTCGCCCACCATGGCAGCGCCTCGTCGACGACGCGCGAGTCGCTCGAGACGCTCGACCCGGCGCTCGCGATCGTGTCGGCCGGGCGCGGCAATCGCTTCGGCCATCCTGCGCCATCGGTCCTCCGCCGCCTCCACGAGGCGGGCACCGGCGTGCTCCGGACCGATCGCGACGGGGCCATCCAACTGGCCACCAACGGCCGAGTCGTGCTCGTCAGGACGGCGACCGGTGGCGCGATGAGCCTCCCGTCGCGGCGGTGATGCCTTCCGCGGTATAGTCCGCCGCGTGATCCACGGTACAGGTCACCAATGGGCGCGGCGCGACGTGCTGCGAACGCTCGGCGTCGGCACCGCGAGCCTGCCGTGGCTGCGCGTGTCGGCCGCGCCGACGCAGCCGCGTGAGGCCATGGCGTTCACGACCACGCCGGTGCTGCCGATGGCCGTGTGGTACGGAGGCGGGAAGGCGCGCGCGCCGATGGTCGAGCGAGGGGCGCGGCCGAAGAAGGACGCCTGGCGCGACGACGTCCGCCAGATCCGCGACCTCGGCTTCAACACGCTGCGCGCCTGGATCGACTGGGCCAGTGGCGAACCGGAAGAAGGCCGCTACGAACTCGAGACGCTCGAGGTGCTGCTCGAACTCGCCGAGGAGCACGGCCTGCGCCTGCTGCTGCAGGTGTACATGGACTCGGCGCCGGCCTGGGTCGGCGTCAAGCATCCCGACGCCCTGTTCGTGTCGTCGAACGGACAGGCGATCGTGCCGGAGAGTTCGCCCGGCTACTGTCGCGATCATCGCGGCGTGCGCGACGCCGACGTGGCGTTCTACGCGGCGCTCGCCGCCAGGGCCCGTCAGAGTCCAGCCTTCCTCGGTTGGGATCTGTGGAGCGAGCCGCACGTCATCAACTGGGCCAATCCGACGTGGATTCCCAATCCGGAGTTCTGCTACTGCCCGCACACGCTGGCGCGATTCCGACAATGGCTGCAGCGCCGGTACACGACGCTCGACGCGCTCAACGAGGCCTGGTATCGCCGGTTCCGCAGCTGGGATCAGGTGGAGCCGAGCCGATTGAGCACGATCCTCTCGTACACCGACTACATCGACTGGAAGACCTTCATCGTCGCCAAGCTCGGCGAAGACCTCCGCGATCGGTACGAAGCGGTCAAGCGCGTGGCGCCCGATACCGTCGTCACGAGCCACGCCGCCGGCGTCGGACTGTTCGCGTCGCCTCACCACTGGGAAGGCCAGGCCGACGACTGGACGATGGCGCGGCAGGTGGACTACTACGGCGCGTCGTTCTATCCGAAGCACTCGGCCCTGGTCGATCGCGACGTGCCGTGGCGGGCGGCGCTGCTCGACTTCACCCGCTCGTTCGGCTACGACCAGGGCCGACGCGGCTTCTGGATCGGCGAACTGCAGGGAGGCTTCGGCACCATCGCCGTCAACGTCAGTCCGCCCGTCACGGCGCGCGACCTGACGATATGGACGTGGTCCGCGCTGGCGCGCGGCGCCAAGGGCATCAACTACTACGCCTGGTACCCGATGAACTCGGGCTACGAGGCGGGCGGCTTCGGCCTCAATCACCTCGACGGCACCATCACCGAGCGGGCCCGCGCGGCTGGGGCCATCGCCCGCGTCGTCGATCGGCACCAGTCGTTGCTGCTCGAGGCGCGACCACCACGAGCCGAGGTCGCGATCCTCTACAACCCGCTGGCGCACTTTGTCGGCGGCAGGCAGCGCGCGGCCTCCTACGGCGGGCCGCAGGGCGAGGTGATCGGCATCGAGCGCGACTCGCTGCTCGGCGTCCATCGCGCGTTGTTCCCGCACAACGTGCCGCTCGACTACGTCCACGTCGATCATCTCGACCCGACACGCCTCGAGCAGTATCGCGTCGTCTTCTTTCCGTATCCGCTGATGTTCCGCGAGGCCGTCGGCCCTGTGCTGCGCGCGTACGTGGAGGGCGGCGGCACGCTGGTGACCGAGGCTCGACTCGGCTGGAGCAACGAGCGCGGGTACGCATCCGACCGCATCCCGGGTATGGGGCTGTGGGAGGTCGTCGGCGCGCGTGAAGCGGCGGTCGAGACGGTCCAGGGCAAGGCCGCGCAGATGCGCTGGGTCGGCGACGACATCCCTGGCTTCGCGCCGGAGACGATGCTGGCGGGACGCTGGTATCGGGAGACGCTCGAGCCCATGGACGCGTCGGCGCGCGTCGTCGCGCGCTGGGAGGACGGCACGGCCGCCGCGATCGTGGCGTCGCGCGGACGTGGCCGGACGCTGATGCTCGGGTCGTACGTCAGCGCGGCGTACCAGACCGGGCCGACGCCGGAAGCTGCGCGATTCTTCCGCGCGCTGGTCGATTGGGCAGGCGTACGCTCGCCGATCGAGGTGACGGGCGGCCCGCTGGAGGTGCGTCACCTCGAACGCGGCGCCGACGTCGTCCTGTTCGTGTTCAATCACGCATCGACGAGCGCGCCATCGCTGATTCGCCTGCGCCGCACGAGCCAGGCCACGGTCACCGACCTGGTCAGCGGTGGGGCCGTGAGTGCCACGCACGACGGCGACGTCCTGGCGATTCCGCTGACGCTTCCGGCGGGCGAGGTGCGCGTCCTGAAGGCGTCGCCGGCATGACCCACGTCCTCGCGATCGACGCCGGGGGCACCAAGACCGCCGTCGCCGTCGTCGACCAGACGGGACGCGTGCGCGAGCGCCGGCAGGTCGCCGCCGCGCGTACGTTCGACGCCACCGTCGAGCAGATCGCCGCGGCGGCCGCGACCGCGACCGGGGTCGCCGCAATCGGCGTCATCGTGCCGGGGATCTACGACGCGCGCGACGGCACGGCGTGGTGCCCGAACCTCTGGGGCGACGCCCACGTCCCACTGCGCGACGCCGTGCGGGCTCGGGTCGCGCTGCCGCTGGCCATCGACTGCGATCGGTCCGGCTACGTGTCGGGCGAAGCGTGGTGCGGCATCGCGCGTGGCGCGTCGGACGTCGTGTTCGTGGCGATCGGCACCGGGATCGGCGTCGGCATCCTCGCCGGCGGCCATGTCGTCGCCGGTGCGCACGGCATCGCGGGGGCGGCCGGCTGGTCGTCCCTGCTCGACACGTGGAAGGACGACTACCGCACGTGTGGCTGCTGGGAGGGAGAGGCGGCCGGCCCGGCCCTCGCGCGTGCGTTCGGGGTGCCGTCGGCCGCGGACGTCGTCTCGGCCGCGCACGCCGGCGATGCCAGGGCTCGCGACGTCCTGCTCACCGCGGCGCGCCATACCGGCCGCGGCATCGCCAACATCGTCAGCCTGCTCAATCCCGAAGTGGTGGTGCTCGGCGGCGGTGTGATGCAGGGCGCCGCGCCCCTCGTCCTCGACGCCATCCGCGACGAGGCCGCGCGCTGGGCTCAGCCGATCGCCTTTCGGCGCTGCCGCATCGAACTCACGACTCTGGGCGAGAACGCCGGCCTGCTCGGCGCCGCTCGCCTTGCCCTGGACGAGGCCATCCACTCATGACTGCCATCGCGTACTTCGACCGAATCGACGACATTCTCCGCTCCATCCGGACCACGCAAGCCGACGCGCTCGTCCAGGCCGGCACGCTGCTCGCAGGAACGATTGCCGGCGGTGGCCGCGCGTACCTGTTCGGCAGCGGCCACTCGGTGATCCCCGTGATGGATGTGTTTCCGCGCTACGGCAGCTTCGTCGGCTTCTTCCCGCTCTACGACCCCCGGCTGATGTGGTCCAACGTCGTCGGACCTCATGGGGCCCGCGAACTGCTCTGGATCGAGCGGCGCGAAGGCTACGTGCAGCAGTTCCTCCAGAGCTACCCCATGGACGGCCGCGACGCGTTGGTCGTTTTCTCGCATGGCGGCCTCAACGCCGCGCCCATCGAAGCGGCCCGATACGCGCGCGAGCGCGGTACCCGTGTCGTCACGGTGTCGTCCCATGCCAACGCCGCGGTGGCGGCGCGCACGCATTCGACCGGCACGGCGCTGTCCGACCTTGCCGATATCGCCATCGACAACGGCGTCGCGCCCGAGGATGCCCAGGTCGACGTCGGGCGCCTCGAGAAGGTCGCGGCGGGCTCGACGATCGCCGTTGTCGCCATCGCGATGGCGCTCGTTGCCGAGACGGGCGCGCAACTGGCCGCCCGGGGGCACGCCCTGACGACCTTCGTGTCGCCGAACGTGCCGGGTGTGCAGGCCGACCACAATCTCCGCGTCTTCGATGCCTACGCGCGCGCGTGGTTCGAACGCGGTCCCGATCCCGTCGTCCGATGACGACGGCCGGGCATGTTGGCCGACTGACCGCCGTGGCGCACGGTGCCATGATGGTCTTCGGCATCGTCATGGCGCTCATCGGCGCAGTCACGCCGGCCCTGGCCGGTCGTGTCGATCTGGAGATCGCCGACATCGGCCGCCTGTTCCTCGCGATGAACGCCGCGATGCTCGCTGCCAGTCTCGTGCTGGGCGTCGTCGTCGATCGCGGCGGACTTCGCATGCCGATGGTCGCCGGGGCCCTGCTCGTGGCCGGTGGCCTGTTCACCGTCGCGCACGCGGCGGGCACGCAGGCGCTGGTCGTCGGCGTCGTCGCGCTCGGTGCCGGTGGCGGTGCGCTCAACGGCGCGTCGAACATCCTCATCGCCGACCTGCACGAGGACGAGCACCGCAAGAGCGTGGCGCTCAACAGGCTCGGCGTGTTCTTCGGCATCGGCGCCGTCGTGATGCCGTTCGCGGTGAGCTTTCTCGTGGCACACGTCGGTCTGGGCGGTGTGCTTTCGGCCGCGGCGGTGCTGTGCGTCGCGCTCGGTCTCAGTGCGATCCTGTTCGCGTTTCCGCTGCCCAAGCTGCCCCAGGGACGACCGCTCGCCGCGCTGCCCCGGTATCTCCGCCAGCCGGTCGTGCTCGCCCTCGGCGTGCTGCTGTTCTTCCAGTCGGGCAACGAGTTCCTGCTGGGTGGCTACATCGCGAACGTGCTCACGCGCGATCTCGGCGCCTCTGTCACGACGGCCTCGTTGTGGCTGGCCGCGTTCTGGAGCGCCATCATGGTCACGCGGCTGGCGATGGGGCAGATCCTGGCACGCGTCAGTGGCCCGCGCGTCGTGGTCGTCGCGGCGCTTGGCGCGGCCGTGGCCTCTGTCGGCGTGGTCGTGGCGCCAACGCCGCTGATCGCCGGGCTGGCCGCGACGTCGGCAGGTCTCCTGCTGTCGCCGATCTTCCCGACGGTGCTGGGTGTGGCGGGAGCGCGCTATCGCGAGCAGTCCGGCGCGGTGTTCGGCGTGCTGTTCGCGGTGGCCCTCACCGGGGGCATGACGATGCCGTGGCTCGCGGGGCACCTGGCGGCCCGGACGGGATTGCGATGGGTGTTCCTGCTCGCGGCGGCCAATTTCGTGATGGTGGCGATGGCGATGCGTCTGGTGGACCGCACGCTGCACCGTTGGCGCTGATCGCGGGACCGCTCACGCCTCGTCGCGCTTGGTGGCTTGCCACGCGTCTTCCATCTGATCGAGCGTCGCCTCCCCGAGCGGCAGACCCGCGCCGGCGAGTCGCGCTTCGACGGAGCCGAACCGGCGGATGAACTTCAGGTTGGCGCGGCGCAGGGCCGTCTCCGCGTCGACGTCGAGCTTGCGCGCGAGATTGGCGATCACGAAGAGGATGTCGCCGATCTCGTCTTCGATCGCGTCACGATTGCCTGACGCGATCGCCTCCTCGACTTCGCGCGTCTCCTCGGCGAGCTTGTCGAGCACCGCCTCGGGTGTGGGCCAGTCGAAGCCGACCTTCGCCACACGGCCGCAGATCGTCCGCGCACGCACGAGTGCCGGTTCCGCCAGCGGAATGCCGTCGAGCAGGCTCTCCGGACGATCGCCGCGCGCCGCCTTCTCGCTCGCCTTGATCGCGTCCCATTGCCCCTTCACCTCGTCAGGCGTGAGCGCGACCTCGCGAGCGAACACGTGAGGGTGTCGTCGCACCAGCTTCTCGCACACGGTCTCGAGTGCCGCGGTTACGTCGAAGCCGCCCTCGTCCTGGCTGACCTGCGCGAGGAACACGCCCTCGAACAACAGGTCACCGACTTCCTCCTGCAGACCATCGGCGTCCTCGCGCTCGATCGCGTCGACCACCTCGGCCGCCTCTTCGAGCACGTATCGCGCGAGGCTCTTCAGCGTCTGCTCGCGGTCCCAGGCGCACCCGTCGGGGCCCCGCAGGCGCGCCATGATGTCGACAAGTTTCGAGAAGGCGGCGCCGGCGTCGGAGGAGGGCATGGCGACTGAGGGCCGTATGCTAGCATCCGATGATGACCCAGCCGGCCGACGCTTCCCTGACGTTCGTGAGCTACATCTCGGGCCTCGTGCTGGCGGCGTCTGTCTACATCGGCGACGAGCCCGACCCCATGACCGGGCTGAAAGCGGTGAACCTCACCTCCGCGGGTCATGCGATCGACGTGCTGTCGATGCTCCACGAGAAGACGCGCGGCAACCTGACCGATGACGAGCGACGGCTCCTCGAGGGCGCGCTGTACGAACTGCGGATGAAGTACGTCGAGGCCGCCGGCAAGGGTCCATCGCGCATCGTCACTCCGTAGCGTGCGCATCACGTTTCTCGGCACGGGCACGTCGCAGGGCATCCCGGTCATCGGTTGCGACTGCGCGGTGTGCCGCTCATCGGCTCCGGAAGACACGCGATTCCGCGCGTCGGTCGTCGTCTCACAGGACGATGGGACGTACGTGCTGGTGGATACGACACCGGACCTGCGGAGCCAGGCGCTCGTGCAGGGGCTCACGCAGGTCGATGCGGTCGTCTACACGCACAGCCACGCGGACCATATCTTCGGGCTCGACGAACTGCGTCGCTTCATCGCGCTTCGAGGGGGCGGTACGCTCACCGTCCATGGCGATACGGAGACGATGAACGATCTGCGGCGCACGTTCACGTACGCGTTCGAGTCGCCGGCGGAACTCGGCGGCGGCGTGCCGCGACTCGTGGCATCGGTGGAAGACGGCCCGTTCGTCATCGGCGACACGGAGTGGATACCGGTACCGATCTTCCACGGGCGCCGCC contains:
- a CDS encoding beta-galactosidase — translated: MIHGTGHQWARRDVLRTLGVGTASLPWLRVSAAPTQPREAMAFTTTPVLPMAVWYGGGKARAPMVERGARPKKDAWRDDVRQIRDLGFNTLRAWIDWASGEPEEGRYELETLEVLLELAEEHGLRLLLQVYMDSAPAWVGVKHPDALFVSSNGQAIVPESSPGYCRDHRGVRDADVAFYAALAARARQSPAFLGWDLWSEPHVINWANPTWIPNPEFCYCPHTLARFRQWLQRRYTTLDALNEAWYRRFRSWDQVEPSRLSTILSYTDYIDWKTFIVAKLGEDLRDRYEAVKRVAPDTVVTSHAAGVGLFASPHHWEGQADDWTMARQVDYYGASFYPKHSALVDRDVPWRAALLDFTRSFGYDQGRRGFWIGELQGGFGTIAVNVSPPVTARDLTIWTWSALARGAKGINYYAWYPMNSGYEAGGFGLNHLDGTITERARAAGAIARVVDRHQSLLLEARPPRAEVAILYNPLAHFVGGRQRAASYGGPQGEVIGIERDSLLGVHRALFPHNVPLDYVHVDHLDPTRLEQYRVVFFPYPLMFREAVGPVLRAYVEGGGTLVTEARLGWSNERGYASDRIPGMGLWEVVGAREAAVETVQGKAAQMRWVGDDIPGFAPETMLAGRWYRETLEPMDASARVVARWEDGTAAAIVASRGRGRTLMLGSYVSAAYQTGPTPEAARFFRALVDWAGVRSPIEVTGGPLEVRHLERGADVVLFVFNHASTSAPSLIRLRRTSQATVTDLVSGGAVSATHDGDVLAIPLTLPAGEVRVLKASPA
- a CDS encoding sugar isomerase domain-containing protein, with product MTAIAYFDRIDDILRSIRTTQADALVQAGTLLAGTIAGGGRAYLFGSGHSVIPVMDVFPRYGSFVGFFPLYDPRLMWSNVVGPHGARELLWIERREGYVQQFLQSYPMDGRDALVVFSHGGLNAAPIEAARYARERGTRVVTVSSHANAAVAARTHSTGTALSDLADIAIDNGVAPEDAQVDVGRLEKVAAGSTIAVVAIAMALVAETGAQLAARGHALTTFVSPNVPGVQADHNLRVFDAYARAWFERGPDPVVR
- the mazG gene encoding nucleoside triphosphate pyrophosphohydrolase yields the protein MPSSDAGAAFSKLVDIMARLRGPDGCAWDREQTLKSLARYVLEEAAEVVDAIEREDADGLQEEVGDLLFEGVFLAQVSQDEGGFDVTAALETVCEKLVRRHPHVFAREVALTPDEVKGQWDAIKASEKAARGDRPESLLDGIPLAEPALVRARTICGRVAKVGFDWPTPEAVLDKLAEETREVEEAIASGNRDAIEDEIGDILFVIANLARKLDVDAETALRRANLKFIRRFGSVEARLAGAGLPLGEATLDQMEDAWQATKRDEA
- a CDS encoding ComEC/Rec2 family competence protein yields the protein MCDARLCAVAIGIGLALATGMSPLVRGVVALIAGCVAGSFVALTPEMAVRAAGLALACLIVCARLGWGGHARVAIVGAMAGALGLGAALTVLAEDRAWAPRNIDIDALADATSRGDIVVLSGVARRDAWLSDTGAPSLDLRVDGIKWDGRWHATDVGVRLTISGDAAVDLRDTWTRGRRVEAPVSSLRRPLPYRNFGMPDAERVLARRGIRVFATVKSASLVDTQPAPWWEERAADARHAIRSAVARHVDDPIAAATVTAILIGDRSRLPDTLVRDLQHAGVYHVVAISGGNVAIWLALLLWLPHAAGAGTRVGMAWLAAGLLVFAVIVDGGASVARAVSVAALVVAARWWDIRIAGAQALAVAGAMQIAIDPLAIHDPGCVLSFGAAGTLIFIASWPASESHAAFGTRPSWARRLGTATAMMVLATCLIELVLLPISARWFSIATAAGLLANLLAVPAMAVVQVTGLGLLAAAVAWPWAAVVLGAISATGVHALLRSADILVVAPWLVREVPAPSIAVLGAYYAALGVALTTARAIVGARRHAGLRTRLRSGVPTLAWACAAGTVTSLACLTWIVTAGVERSAPSPWTWPVASHWQHASWPHEHWLLITMLDVGQGDATVVRFPSGRTWLVDAGGSMGESFDIGARVTTPALWALGHRRIDRVVVTHPHPDHAGGMSTVIRRLAPRELLMGVPVEGDPHQTALVRAAASRGTRIRWVATGESLAEGPVSVQVRHPERPDWDRPRVRNDDSVVLWIRLGDVGILLPGDIGAQVESHVAARVTPAPISVLRLAHHGSASSTTRESLETLDPALAIVSAGRGNRFGHPAPSVLRRLHEAGTGVLRTDRDGAIQLATNGRVVLVRTATGGAMSLPSRR
- a CDS encoding ROK family protein translates to MTHVLAIDAGGTKTAVAVVDQTGRVRERRQVAAARTFDATVEQIAAAAATATGVAAIGVIVPGIYDARDGTAWCPNLWGDAHVPLRDAVRARVALPLAIDCDRSGYVSGEAWCGIARGASDVVFVAIGTGIGVGILAGGHVVAGAHGIAGAAGWSSLLDTWKDDYRTCGCWEGEAAGPALARAFGVPSAADVVSAAHAGDARARDVLLTAARHTGRGIANIVSLLNPEVVVLGGGVMQGAAPLVLDAIRDEAARWAQPIAFRRCRIELTTLGENAGLLGAARLALDEAIHS
- a CDS encoding MFS transporter, which codes for MAHGAMMVFGIVMALIGAVTPALAGRVDLEIADIGRLFLAMNAAMLAASLVLGVVVDRGGLRMPMVAGALLVAGGLFTVAHAAGTQALVVGVVALGAGGGALNGASNILIADLHEDEHRKSVALNRLGVFFGIGAVVMPFAVSFLVAHVGLGGVLSAAAVLCVALGLSAILFAFPLPKLPQGRPLAALPRYLRQPVVLALGVLLFFQSGNEFLLGGYIANVLTRDLGASVTTASLWLAAFWSAIMVTRLAMGQILARVSGPRVVVVAALGAAVASVGVVVAPTPLIAGLAATSAGLLLSPIFPTVLGVAGARYREQSGAVFGVLFAVALTGGMTMPWLAGHLAARTGLRWVFLLAAANFVMVAMAMRLVDRTLHRWR
- a CDS encoding DUF1844 domain-containing protein; amino-acid sequence: MMTQPADASLTFVSYISGLVLAASVYIGDEPDPMTGLKAVNLTSAGHAIDVLSMLHEKTRGNLTDDERRLLEGALYELRMKYVEAAGKGPSRIVTP
- a CDS encoding MBL fold metallo-hydrolase, which gives rise to MRITFLGTGTSQGIPVIGCDCAVCRSSAPEDTRFRASVVVSQDDGTYVLVDTTPDLRSQALVQGLTQVDAVVYTHSHADHIFGLDELRRFIALRGGGTLTVHGDTETMNDLRRTFTYAFESPAELGGGVPRLVASVEDGPFVIGDTEWIPVPIFHGRRLINGYRIGGFAYLTDCSGIPETSWPLLDGLDVLVVGALRETPHPTHFSLDEAIAAARRTGARRTLFTHMCHDLGHAETNAHLPEGMSLAYDGLSVTLPGTSP